A single window of Hymenobacter sp. APR13 DNA harbors:
- the argB gene encoding acetylglutamate kinase gives MSEGLKIFKIGGGIIDDDAQLQRFLRELARVPGRKMLVHGGGKGASQMLRDLGQEPQMVQGRRITDAATLDIVTMFYAGKTNKQVVAGLQAAGVQALGLSGADGNAIRAVRRPVKDIDYGFVGDLPADAVNVPLLRQLLETGLLPVFCAITHDGAGQLLNTNADTIASVLACALAPHYAVELHYCFEKDGVLRDVDDDASVIPQITAAEYQQLKAAGIIAAGMVPKLDNAFAALEAGVERVVIEHALRINEPVKTVLCRS, from the coding sequence ATGAGCGAAGGCCTGAAAATTTTTAAAATCGGGGGCGGCATTATTGACGATGACGCCCAGCTGCAGCGGTTTCTGCGGGAACTGGCGCGGGTGCCGGGCCGCAAGATGCTGGTGCACGGCGGCGGCAAAGGCGCCAGCCAGATGCTGCGCGACCTGGGCCAGGAACCCCAGATGGTGCAGGGCCGCCGCATCACCGACGCGGCCACCCTCGACATCGTGACCATGTTCTACGCCGGCAAAACCAACAAGCAGGTGGTGGCTGGCCTGCAGGCCGCGGGCGTGCAGGCGCTGGGCCTCTCGGGGGCCGATGGCAACGCCATCCGGGCCGTGCGGCGGCCGGTCAAGGACATCGACTACGGCTTCGTGGGCGACCTGCCGGCCGATGCCGTGAACGTGCCGCTGCTGCGCCAGCTGCTGGAAACTGGCCTGCTGCCCGTGTTCTGCGCCATCACCCACGACGGCGCGGGCCAGCTGCTCAACACCAACGCCGACACCATTGCCAGCGTATTGGCCTGCGCCCTGGCCCCGCACTACGCCGTGGAGCTGCACTACTGCTTCGAGAAGGACGGCGTGCTGCGCGACGTGGATGATGACGCCTCGGTGATTCCGCAGATAACCGCCGCCGAGTACCAGCAGCTGAAGGCCGCGGGCATCATTGCGGCCGGCATGGTGCCCAAGCTGGATAACGCCTTTGCCGCCTTGGAAGCCGGCGTGGAGCGGGTGGTTATCGAGCACGCGCTGCGCATCAACGAGCCCGTAAAAACCGTGCTATGCCGGAGCTAA
- a CDS encoding M20 family metallo-hydrolase encodes MPELTALTDDAIELLTQLVQTPSFSREEDQTAELIFRFLAFRGARPQRDANNVWAVSKHFDPAKPTILLNSHHDTVKPGASWTADPFGAVVEGDRLTGLGSNDAGASAVSLLATFLHFHERENLPYNLICAITAEEEVSGANGIRRLLPLLPQIDLGIVGEPTQMDLAVAEKGLVVLDCVAHGRTGHAAREEGENALYKALDDVQRLRDYRFERVSELLGPVKLTVTQLQAGTQHNVVPDRCTFVADVRTNELYTNPEVVELVRGLIGAEVTPRSTHLNSSRIPLTHPLVQRGVALGRRTFGSVTLSDQSMMPFTTVKIGPGDSARSHTPDEYILLSEIRAGVQGYVELLEGLKL; translated from the coding sequence ATGCCGGAGCTAACCGCCCTTACCGACGACGCCATTGAGCTGCTGACGCAGCTGGTGCAGACGCCCTCGTTCTCGCGGGAAGAGGACCAGACCGCCGAGCTGATTTTCCGGTTTCTGGCGTTCCGGGGGGCCCGCCCCCAGCGCGACGCCAACAACGTGTGGGCCGTTTCGAAGCACTTCGACCCGGCCAAGCCCACCATCCTGCTCAACTCCCACCACGACACGGTGAAGCCCGGCGCGTCCTGGACCGCCGACCCGTTCGGGGCCGTGGTGGAGGGCGACCGGCTGACCGGCCTGGGAAGCAACGACGCGGGGGCTTCGGCGGTGAGTCTGCTGGCCACGTTCCTGCACTTCCACGAGCGGGAGAACCTGCCCTACAACCTCATCTGCGCCATTACAGCCGAGGAGGAAGTATCGGGCGCGAACGGCATCCGGAGGCTGCTGCCGCTGCTGCCCCAGATTGACCTGGGCATCGTGGGCGAGCCGACGCAGATGGACCTGGCCGTGGCCGAAAAGGGACTGGTGGTGCTCGACTGCGTGGCCCACGGCCGCACCGGCCACGCCGCCCGCGAGGAAGGCGAAAACGCCCTTTACAAAGCCCTCGACGACGTACAGCGCCTGCGCGACTACCGGTTCGAGCGGGTGTCGGAGCTGCTGGGCCCGGTGAAGCTGACGGTAACGCAGCTGCAGGCCGGCACCCAGCACAACGTGGTGCCCGACCGCTGCACCTTCGTGGCCGATGTGCGCACCAACGAGCTGTACACCAATCCGGAAGTGGTGGAGCTCGTGCGCGGCCTCATCGGGGCTGAGGTGACGCCCCGCTCCACCCACCTCAACTCCTCTCGCATCCCGCTCACGCACCCGCTGGTGCAGCGCGGCGTGGCGCTGGGCCGCCGTACCTTCGGCTCCGTCACCCTCTCCGACCAGTCGATGATGCCCTTCACCACCGTCAAAATCGGCCCCGGCGACTCGGCCCGCTCCCACACCCCCGACGAGTACATCCTGCTCAGCGAAATCCGCGCCGGCGTGCAGGGCTACGTGGAGCTGCTGGAGGGGCTGAAGCTGTAA
- the argH gene encoding argininosuccinate lyase yields the protein MKIWDKGIAVDKKIEQFTVGRDRELDMYLAQFDVQASRAQANMLAGAGLISAAENQQLQQGLQELAAQLEAGTFTIGEDFEDVHSKIESYLTEHYGDAGKKIHTARSRNDQVLTAIQLFLKDYTRRAATKTLELVEVLLQKAETHKTDLMPGYTHFQAAMPSSFGLWFSAYAEHLLLDLALFEAAHTVADQNPLGSGAGFGSSFPIDRRQTTQEMGFGNLAVSSVGAQMLRGKTEKTVAFALAGMAATLAKMSYDLVLYNGQDMAFVELPKEFTTGSSIMPHKKNPDVFELIRARCNALQALPNTLMLATGNLPSGYHRDFQILKEILFEPMTQFLDILDIVLFALPQLRIKPDLLNQPKYDAVFTVENINQLIQTGTPFRTAYKQVGLAVEDGSYVPHKEFQTTHLGSVHNLGLDEIRAKVARFRQGSRLT from the coding sequence ATGAAAATCTGGGATAAAGGCATTGCCGTTGACAAGAAAATTGAGCAGTTCACCGTCGGGCGCGACCGGGAGCTGGATATGTACCTGGCGCAGTTCGATGTGCAGGCCTCCCGGGCCCAGGCCAACATGCTGGCCGGGGCGGGGCTGATTTCCGCGGCGGAAAACCAGCAGTTGCAGCAGGGCCTGCAGGAACTGGCCGCCCAGCTGGAAGCCGGCACGTTCACCATCGGCGAGGACTTCGAGGACGTGCACTCCAAAATCGAGTCCTACCTGACCGAGCACTACGGCGACGCGGGCAAGAAAATCCACACCGCCCGCTCCCGCAACGACCAGGTGCTGACCGCCATTCAGCTGTTCCTGAAAGACTACACCCGGCGCGCGGCCACCAAAACTCTGGAGCTGGTGGAGGTGCTGCTGCAAAAGGCGGAAACGCATAAAACCGACCTGATGCCGGGCTACACCCACTTCCAGGCGGCCATGCCCAGCTCGTTCGGGCTGTGGTTTTCGGCCTACGCCGAGCACCTGCTGCTGGACTTGGCCCTTTTCGAGGCGGCCCACACCGTGGCCGACCAGAACCCGCTGGGCTCGGGCGCGGGCTTCGGCAGCTCCTTCCCCATCGACCGGCGGCAGACGACGCAGGAAATGGGTTTCGGCAACCTGGCCGTGAGCAGCGTGGGGGCCCAGATGCTACGCGGCAAAACCGAGAAAACTGTGGCCTTTGCCCTGGCCGGCATGGCCGCCACCCTGGCCAAGATGAGCTACGACCTGGTGCTCTACAACGGGCAGGACATGGCCTTCGTGGAGCTGCCCAAGGAGTTTACCACCGGCTCCAGCATCATGCCCCACAAGAAAAACCCCGACGTGTTTGAGCTCATCCGGGCCCGCTGCAACGCCCTGCAGGCCCTGCCCAACACGCTCATGCTGGCCACCGGCAACCTGCCCAGCGGCTACCATCGGGACTTCCAGATTCTAAAGGAAATCCTGTTCGAGCCGATGACACAATTCCTCGACATCCTTGACATCGTGCTGTTCGCTTTGCCCCAGCTGCGCATCAAGCCCGACCTGCTCAACCAGCCCAAGTACGACGCCGTGTTTACGGTGGAGAACATCAACCAGCTCATTCAGACCGGCACGCCCTTCCGCACGGCCTACAAGCAAGTGGGCCTGGCCGTAGAAGACGGCTCGTACGTACCCCACAAGGAGTTCCAGACCACCCACCTCGGCAGCGTCCACAACCTCGGGCTGGACGAAATCCGGGCGAAGGTGGCGCGGTTCCGGCAGGGCAGCCGCCTGACGTAG
- the lpdA gene encoding dihydrolipoyl dehydrogenase, with amino-acid sequence MALQYDLVVVGSGPGGYVAAIRASQLGLKVGVIERESLGGICLNWGCIPTKALLKSAQVFEYLNHAADYGLKAEGVGYDFDAVIKRSRGVAEGMSKGINFLFKKNKIDALMGTGKLLAPGKVELTKADGTKETVEAKSIILATGARSRELPTMPVDNKKIIGYRQAMVMPELPKRLVVVGSGAIGVEFAYFYRTMGSEVTVVEYLPRIVPVEDEEVSRQMEKSFKKIGVNVLTSAEVTKVDTSGAGCLVTVKTAKGDQQIECDVVLSAVGVQTNLENIGIEELGIKVEKGRVIVDDFYQTNVPGIYAIGDIVPGPALAHVASAEGIICVEKIAGHHPEPLNYQNIPGCTYASPEIASVGLTEAEAKKQGYDILVGKFPFSASGKASAGGVKDGFVKVIFDKKYGEWLGAHMIGANVTEMIAEVVVARKLETTGHEIIKAVHPHPTMSEAIMEAAAAAYGEVIHL; translated from the coding sequence ATGGCATTGCAATACGACCTGGTCGTTGTCGGCAGCGGCCCCGGCGGCTACGTGGCTGCTATCCGGGCTTCGCAGCTTGGTCTGAAAGTCGGCGTTATCGAGCGGGAGTCGCTCGGCGGCATCTGCCTCAACTGGGGCTGCATTCCTACCAAAGCCCTGCTCAAAAGCGCCCAGGTGTTTGAATACCTCAACCACGCCGCCGATTATGGCCTCAAGGCCGAAGGTGTGGGCTACGATTTTGATGCTGTTATCAAGCGCAGCCGCGGTGTGGCCGAGGGCATGAGCAAGGGCATCAACTTCCTGTTCAAAAAGAATAAAATCGACGCCCTGATGGGCACCGGCAAGCTGCTGGCCCCCGGCAAGGTGGAGCTCACCAAAGCCGACGGCACCAAGGAAACTGTGGAGGCCAAGAGCATCATTCTGGCCACCGGCGCCCGCTCGCGCGAGCTGCCCACCATGCCCGTCGACAACAAGAAAATCATCGGCTACCGCCAGGCCATGGTGATGCCCGAGCTGCCTAAACGCCTCGTGGTGGTGGGTTCCGGCGCCATCGGCGTGGAGTTTGCCTACTTCTACCGCACCATGGGTTCGGAGGTGACGGTGGTGGAATACCTGCCCCGAATCGTGCCCGTGGAAGACGAGGAAGTGAGCCGCCAGATGGAGAAATCCTTCAAGAAAATCGGCGTGAACGTGCTGACCTCGGCCGAGGTGACCAAGGTGGACACCAGCGGCGCCGGCTGCCTCGTGACCGTGAAAACGGCCAAAGGCGACCAGCAGATTGAGTGCGACGTGGTGCTGAGCGCCGTGGGCGTGCAAACCAACCTCGAAAACATCGGTATCGAGGAGCTGGGCATCAAGGTGGAGAAAGGCCGCGTGATTGTGGACGACTTCTACCAGACCAACGTGCCCGGCATCTACGCCATCGGCGACATCGTGCCCGGCCCCGCGCTGGCTCACGTGGCTTCTGCTGAAGGCATCATCTGCGTGGAGAAAATTGCCGGCCATCACCCCGAGCCGCTCAACTACCAGAACATTCCCGGCTGCACCTACGCCTCGCCGGAAATTGCCTCGGTAGGCCTCACCGAAGCCGAAGCCAAAAAGCAGGGCTACGACATCCTGGTGGGCAAATTCCCGTTCTCGGCCTCCGGTAAAGCCTCGGCCGGCGGCGTGAAAGACGGCTTCGTGAAAGTCATCTTCGACAAGAAGTACGGCGAGTGGCTGGGCGCGCACATGATTGGCGCCAACGTAACCGAAATGATTGCCGAAGTGGTGGTAGCCCGCAAGCTCGAAACCACCGGCCACGAAATCATCAAGGCCGTGCACCCGCACCCCACCATGAGCGAAGCCATCATGGAAGCCGCCGCCGCCGCCTACGGCGAGGTAATTCACCTGTAA
- a CDS encoding tetratricopeptide repeat protein, whose product MNHRLLSLLSITGSLLFFSQCATTVETDKPGTAQRAMRQETVTAPAATASTGTEAATAAATAPVPAPGTMEAAARKSSADYRNEIRIADATLKGSPRNFDALLTRAKAKSHLKDYADAIADYNLAARLKPTNAEVYYNRGLNRLKLKQYAPAISDFSKATKYNPTDKEAFFGRGAARMQMFNFKGAIPDFTKAIELDPTYADAYEYRGISYSSINKPAEAKTDLEKATQLNPEAAKSLRRYAGK is encoded by the coding sequence ATGAACCACCGTCTACTCTCCCTGCTTTCCATCACCGGCAGCCTGCTGTTTTTCAGCCAGTGCGCTACCACCGTCGAAACCGACAAGCCCGGCACCGCCCAGCGCGCCATGCGCCAGGAAACCGTTACCGCGCCGGCCGCTACCGCCAGCACCGGCACGGAGGCAGCAACGGCCGCCGCCACCGCGCCCGTGCCTGCCCCCGGCACCATGGAAGCCGCCGCCCGCAAATCCAGCGCCGACTACCGCAACGAAATCCGCATTGCGGATGCCACGCTCAAAGGCTCGCCCCGCAACTTCGACGCGCTGCTGACCCGCGCCAAAGCCAAAAGCCACCTCAAGGACTACGCCGACGCCATTGCCGACTACAATCTGGCCGCCCGCCTCAAGCCCACAAACGCCGAGGTGTACTACAACCGGGGCCTGAACCGCCTCAAGCTCAAGCAGTACGCCCCCGCCATTTCTGACTTCAGCAAGGCCACCAAGTACAACCCCACCGACAAGGAAGCCTTCTTCGGCCGGGGCGCGGCCCGTATGCAGATGTTCAACTTCAAAGGCGCCATCCCCGACTTCACCAAGGCCATCGAGCTGGACCCCACCTACGCCGACGCCTACGAGTACCGCGGCATCAGCTACTCTTCCATCAACAAGCCCGCCGAGGCCAAAACCGACCTCGAAAAAGCCACCCAGCTCAACCCCGAAGCTGCCAAAAGTCTGCGGCGGTATGCAGGGAAGTAG
- a CDS encoding geranylgeranyl reductase family protein yields MVLPTDRAKNENPITNNELLETDICILGAGPGGATAALHLANAGHRCLLLDKATFPRDKVCGDALSGKVINELRRIGEALPAQLAADPAQVPSWGIDFYAPNGRKLAVPFKPHYNKAADRAAGHIIKRLDFDNFLVEEVRRRPEIDFREGIDVALPEQQPDGRWLVRDAVGTPVALARLLLVANGAQSGFARQVAGHALEPAHHCAGLRAYYRGVQGLHPDNFIELHFIQDFLPGYLWVFPLPNGEANVGVGMLTEAVSKKKVNLRERLAEILQTHPALKDRFAGAERLGPVRGFGLPLGSRRRVLSGPSYLLLGDAASLIDPFTGEGISHAMVSGRHAADWAGRALAAQDFSAGFLRGYDAAVYNRLGQELRLSRAMQKLLDYPWLFNFVANRAANNPTLAETLSMMFLDLDMRERLRQPSFYLKLLFGK; encoded by the coding sequence TTGGTACTGCCTACGGATAGAGCGAAAAACGAAAACCCAATAACGAACAACGAGTTGCTCGAAACCGACATCTGCATTCTGGGCGCCGGGCCCGGCGGCGCCACGGCGGCCCTGCACCTGGCCAACGCCGGCCACCGCTGCCTGCTGCTGGACAAGGCCACTTTCCCGCGCGACAAAGTGTGTGGCGACGCCCTCAGCGGCAAAGTCATCAACGAGTTGCGCCGGATAGGGGAGGCGCTGCCCGCCCAGCTGGCCGCCGACCCCGCCCAGGTGCCCAGCTGGGGCATCGACTTCTACGCGCCCAACGGCCGCAAGCTGGCGGTGCCCTTCAAGCCGCACTACAACAAAGCCGCTGACCGCGCCGCCGGCCACATCATCAAGCGCCTCGACTTCGATAACTTCCTAGTAGAAGAGGTGCGCCGCCGCCCCGAAATCGACTTCCGCGAAGGCATAGACGTGGCCCTGCCCGAGCAGCAGCCCGACGGCCGCTGGCTGGTGCGCGACGCCGTTGGCACGCCTGTGGCGCTGGCGCGGCTGCTGCTGGTAGCCAACGGTGCCCAGTCGGGATTTGCGCGGCAGGTGGCCGGGCACGCGCTGGAGCCGGCCCACCACTGCGCCGGCTTGCGGGCCTACTACCGCGGCGTGCAGGGCCTGCACCCCGATAATTTTATTGAGCTGCACTTCATCCAGGACTTTCTGCCCGGCTACCTGTGGGTGTTTCCGCTGCCCAACGGCGAGGCCAACGTGGGCGTGGGCATGCTCACGGAAGCCGTGTCGAAGAAGAAAGTGAATCTGCGCGAAAGGCTGGCCGAAATCCTGCAGACGCACCCTGCCCTCAAAGACCGGTTCGCCGGGGCCGAGCGGCTGGGCCCGGTGCGCGGCTTCGGGCTGCCGCTGGGCTCCAGGCGCCGCGTGCTGTCGGGCCCCAGCTACCTGCTGCTCGGCGACGCGGCCTCGCTCATCGACCCATTCACGGGCGAAGGCATCAGCCACGCCATGGTATCGGGGCGGCACGCCGCCGATTGGGCCGGCCGGGCGCTGGCGGCGCAGGATTTCTCGGCAGGTTTCCTGCGCGGCTACGACGCGGCCGTGTACAACCGCCTGGGCCAGGAGCTGCGCCTGAGCCGCGCCATGCAGAAGCTGCTCGACTACCCGTGGCTGTTCAACTTCGTGGCCAACCGCGCCGCCAACAACCCCACTTTGGCCGAAACCCTCTCGATGATGTTCCTGGACCTGGACATGCGCGAGCGGCTGCGCCAGCCCAGCTTCTACCTGAAGCTGCTGTTTGGCAAGTAG
- the fabG gene encoding 3-oxoacyl-[acyl-carrier-protein] reductase translates to MTKQLDGKVALITGASKGIGRAIAVYFAQQGAQVAFTYLSSVEKGQQLEQELAAHGTKVKGFRSDASVYAEAEKLVDDVVAEFGKLDILVNNAGITQDGLLMRMSEQQWDQVIAVNLKSVFNLTKAATKPMMRAKAGSIINMSSVVGIKGNAGQANYAASKSGIIGFTKSVALELGSRNIRCNAIAPGFIETEMTDALDPKQVDEWRKAIPLRRGGTPEDVAKATAFLASDDSSYISGQVLQVDGGMLT, encoded by the coding sequence ATGACAAAACAGCTCGACGGAAAAGTGGCCCTGATTACGGGTGCTTCCAAAGGAATCGGCCGCGCCATTGCGGTATATTTTGCCCAGCAGGGCGCGCAGGTGGCTTTCACGTACCTCTCCAGCGTGGAGAAAGGCCAGCAGCTCGAACAGGAGCTGGCGGCCCACGGCACCAAAGTCAAAGGCTTCCGCTCCGATGCCTCGGTATATGCCGAAGCCGAAAAGCTGGTGGATGACGTGGTAGCCGAATTCGGTAAGCTGGATATTCTGGTGAACAACGCCGGCATCACCCAGGATGGCCTGCTGATGCGCATGAGCGAGCAGCAGTGGGACCAGGTTATTGCGGTGAATCTGAAGTCGGTGTTCAACCTCACCAAAGCCGCCACCAAGCCCATGATGCGCGCCAAAGCCGGCAGCATCATCAACATGAGCTCGGTAGTGGGCATCAAAGGCAACGCCGGCCAGGCCAACTACGCGGCCTCCAAGTCGGGCATCATCGGCTTCACGAAGTCGGTGGCGCTGGAGCTGGGCTCGCGCAACATCCGCTGCAACGCCATTGCCCCCGGCTTCATTGAAACCGAGATGACCGACGCCCTCGACCCCAAGCAGGTAGACGAGTGGCGCAAGGCTATTCCGCTGCGCCGCGGCGGTACCCCCGAGGACGTAGCCAAAGCCACCGCTTTCCTGGCCTCCGACGACAGCAGCTACATCAGCGGCCAGGTGCTGCAGGTAGACGGCGGCATGCTGACGTAG
- a CDS encoding YiiX family permuted papain-like enzyme, producing MRRFLLFLLLLTVLAYPRLHRRYDRLRQAQAARTAVQQLAPRLYDGDLIFQTSQSAQSRAIQLATHSAYSHCGILFRKNGEWRVFEAVQPVSETSLAAWVARGQGGRFVVKRLRDAQTVLTPPVLRKLRAAGEQYRGRSYDLYFGWSDERIYCSELLWKMYQQATGRKIGQLQHLRDFDLSHPAVQAKLRERYGRRLPLNELVISPVRMLESPELVTVR from the coding sequence ATGCGCCGCTTCCTGCTGTTTCTGCTGCTGCTCACGGTGCTGGCCTACCCGCGCCTGCACCGCCGCTACGACCGGCTGCGCCAGGCCCAGGCGGCCCGTACCGCCGTGCAGCAGCTGGCCCCGCGCCTCTACGACGGCGACCTGATTTTTCAAACGTCCCAATCGGCGCAGAGCCGCGCCATTCAGTTGGCTACGCATTCCGCGTACAGCCACTGCGGCATTCTGTTCCGGAAAAACGGTGAGTGGCGCGTGTTTGAGGCCGTGCAGCCCGTGAGTGAAACCTCCCTGGCGGCCTGGGTGGCACGGGGCCAGGGCGGCCGTTTCGTGGTGAAGCGCCTGCGCGACGCCCAAACCGTGCTGACGCCCCCGGTGCTGCGGAAGCTGCGAGCCGCCGGCGAGCAATACCGCGGCCGCAGCTACGACCTGTATTTTGGCTGGTCGGATGAGCGAATCTACTGCTCGGAGCTGCTCTGGAAGATGTACCAGCAAGCCACGGGCCGCAAAATCGGGCAGCTCCAGCACCTGCGCGACTTCGACCTCTCCCACCCCGCCGTGCAGGCCAAGCTGCGCGAGCGGTACGGCCGCCGCCTCCCGCTCAACGAGCTGGTAATTTCGCCGGTGAGGATGCTGGAAAGCCCGGAACTCGTAACGGTGCGGTAG
- the pta gene encoding phosphate acetyltransferase: MSKAVFIATAEPYSGKSVVTLGLVHLLLGQAQRVGYFKPIITPLADGQPDYHIQTVLQHFQLPLAYPDTYAYTGQEALRMVEAGRAGELLDTIIHRFKQLEAAHDFVVVEGTDFVGSSLALELDLNWQVARNLSVPVVLLISGLDKTVEQLVNAALSIRRDALESEVQVLALVLNRVSPAQLDEVRTLLRDQLPPETQLALIPESPALRSPTMQEIHDQLGGELLFGADQLANPVDHFINGSMQVPNFLLRLEENVLIITPGDRADLILSALQANMSASYPRVAGLVLTSGYRPEDSVLRLIEGLPVAVPMLLVESGTFQTTTRIGNIQARIGPQQTKKIRLAIQTFERHLDAPRLLEQLSTFAPRGLTPHMFQYQLLQWARSQRKHIVLPEGNDDRVLRAAARLLEQDVVSLTILGDPTQILAAAKRLGRPLDPQRVQLLDPANSALFQDFAETLFELRRSKGVTLEMARDLMTDVSYFGSMMVYKGLADGMVSGAVHTTQHTIRPALQFIKTRPGVSVVSSVFFMCLPDRVAVFGDCAVNPNPTAEQLAEIAISSADSSRRFGIEPRVAMLSYSSGTSGEGADVDKVRLATQLVRQLRPDLLVEGPIQYDAAVDPAVGQQKLPGSPVAGQASVLIFPDLNTGNNTYKAVQRETGALAIGPMLQGLNKPVNDLSRGCTVDDIYNTVLLTAIQAQG, encoded by the coding sequence ATGAGCAAAGCCGTTTTCATTGCCACTGCCGAGCCCTACAGCGGCAAATCCGTTGTGACGCTGGGGCTGGTGCACCTGCTACTGGGGCAGGCGCAGCGGGTGGGCTACTTTAAGCCCATCATCACGCCCCTCGCCGACGGCCAGCCTGACTACCACATCCAGACGGTGCTACAGCACTTCCAACTGCCCCTCGCCTACCCCGATACCTACGCCTACACCGGCCAGGAGGCGCTGCGCATGGTGGAGGCCGGCCGCGCCGGCGAGCTGCTCGACACCATAATTCACCGCTTCAAGCAGCTGGAAGCCGCCCACGATTTTGTAGTAGTGGAAGGCACCGACTTCGTGGGCAGCAGCCTGGCGCTGGAGCTGGACCTCAACTGGCAGGTGGCCCGCAACCTGAGCGTACCGGTGGTGCTGCTGATTTCGGGCCTCGACAAAACCGTGGAGCAGCTCGTCAACGCCGCCCTGTCCATCCGCCGCGACGCGCTGGAAAGTGAGGTGCAGGTGCTGGCGCTGGTGCTCAACCGCGTGAGCCCGGCGCAGCTGGACGAGGTGCGCACCCTGCTCCGCGACCAGCTGCCGCCCGAAACCCAGTTGGCCCTTATTCCGGAAAGCCCGGCCCTGCGCAGCCCCACCATGCAGGAAATCCACGACCAGCTGGGCGGGGAGCTGCTGTTCGGGGCCGACCAGCTGGCTAACCCTGTCGACCACTTTATCAACGGCTCGATGCAGGTGCCCAACTTTTTGCTGCGCCTGGAGGAAAACGTACTCATCATCACGCCCGGCGACCGGGCCGACCTTATTCTGAGCGCCCTGCAGGCCAATATGTCGGCCAGCTACCCGCGCGTCGCGGGGCTAGTGCTTACCAGCGGCTACCGGCCCGAAGACTCGGTGCTGCGCCTGATTGAGGGTTTGCCCGTGGCCGTGCCGATGCTGCTGGTGGAGTCGGGCACGTTCCAGACCACCACCCGCATCGGTAACATTCAGGCGCGCATCGGGCCGCAGCAAACCAAGAAAATCCGGCTGGCCATCCAGACGTTTGAGCGGCACCTGGATGCGCCGCGCCTGCTGGAGCAGCTCAGCACGTTTGCGCCGCGCGGCCTCACGCCGCACATGTTCCAGTACCAGCTGCTGCAATGGGCGCGCAGCCAGCGCAAGCACATTGTGCTGCCCGAGGGCAACGACGACCGGGTGCTGCGCGCGGCGGCCCGCCTGCTGGAGCAGGACGTGGTGAGCCTCACCATCCTCGGCGACCCGACCCAGATTCTGGCCGCCGCCAAGCGCCTCGGCCGCCCCCTGGACCCGCAGCGCGTGCAGCTGCTCGACCCGGCCAATTCCGCGCTGTTCCAGGACTTCGCCGAAACCCTGTTTGAGCTGCGCCGCAGCAAGGGCGTGACCCTGGAAATGGCCCGCGACCTGATGACCGACGTGTCGTATTTCGGCTCGATGATGGTGTACAAGGGCCTGGCCGACGGCATGGTGTCGGGGGCGGTGCACACCACGCAGCACACCATTCGGCCGGCGCTGCAGTTCATCAAGACGCGGCCGGGCGTGTCGGTGGTGTCGTCGGTGTTCTTTATGTGTTTGCCCGACCGGGTGGCGGTGTTTGGCGACTGCGCCGTGAACCCCAACCCCACCGCCGAGCAGCTGGCCGAAATTGCCATTTCCTCGGCCGACAGCTCCCGGCGCTTCGGCATCGAGCCGCGGGTGGCCATGCTGTCGTACTCTTCGGGCACTTCCGGCGAGGGTGCCGACGTGGACAAGGTGCGCCTGGCCACCCAGCTCGTGCGCCAGCTCCGCCCCGATTTGCTGGTGGAAGGCCCCATCCAGTACGATGCCGCCGTGGACCCCGCCGTGGGCCAGCAGAAGCTGCCCGGCTCGCCGGTAGCCGGCCAGGCCAGCGTGCTCATCTTCCCCGACCTGAACACCGGCAACAACACCTACAAAGCCGTGCAGCGCGAAACCGGCGCCCTGGCCATCGGCCCGATGCTACAGGGCCTGAACAAGCCCGTCAACGACCTGAGCCGCGGCTGCACCGTCGACGACATCTACAACACCGTGCTGCTGACGGCCATTCAGGCGCAGGGCTAG